Proteins encoded by one window of Xiphias gladius isolate SHS-SW01 ecotype Sanya breed wild chromosome 15, ASM1685928v1, whole genome shotgun sequence:
- the LOC120800798 gene encoding nucleoredoxin-like protein 1, with amino-acid sequence MVDLFLNRVLVENNWDQDELNTEREIVGILENRILMLFFATAECEKCQEFVPVLNDFFKRLKDPAYIEYPKLLALIYISLDQSEEQQERFLKELHKKVLFLAFEDPYKKELQAMFKVKDVPTVVVLRPDSSILSPNAVQDIHRFGSDCFHNWQESAELIERSFMLNEEFDNLNMRSATDPVRRVKYKTEDDKRKKRWWKLWVKGKDGNQEEEEKDRAWDTKRKEGDKGTWRRR; translated from the exons atGGTGGACCTGTTCCTTAACCGAGTTCTGGTAGAGAACAACTGGGACCAGGATGAACTCAACACGGAGCGCGAAATCGTCGGGATCCTTGAAAACCGCATCCTGATGCTGTTCTTTGCAACTGCCGAGTGTGAAAAGTGCCAGGAGTTTGTGCCAGTTCTGAATGACTTTTTTAAGAGACTGAAAGATCCAGCGTACATCGAATACCCCAAACTGCTCGCGCTCATCTACATCAG CTTGGACCAgtcagaggagcagcaggagagatTCCTCAAAGAGCTGCACAAAAAGGTTCTGTTTTTGGCCTTTGAGGACCCATACAAGAA gGAACTGCAGGCCATGTTTAAGGTGAAGGATGTTCCAACAGTAGTGGTCCTTCGTCCTGACAGCTCCATTCTCTCTCCAAATGCTGTGCAGGACATCCATCGTTTTGGTTCTGACTGTTTCCATAACTGGCAGGAATCGGCGGAGCTCATTGAGAGGAGCTTCATGCTCAATGAGGAGTTTGACAACCTAAATATGCGTAGTGCCACCGACCCTGTGAGGAGAGTCAAGTACAAGACAGAGGAcgacaagaggaaaaagagatggTGGAAGTTATGGGTGAAGGGCAAAGATGGAAatcaagaggaggaagagaaagacagagcatGGGATacaaagagaaaggagggagataAAGGAACATGGAGGAGAAGATAA